In Zea mays cultivar B73 chromosome 7, Zm-B73-REFERENCE-NAM-5.0, whole genome shotgun sequence, the following proteins share a genomic window:
- the LOC100279546 gene encoding Anthocyanidin 5,3-O-glucosyltransferase-like, translating into MQAIKKTIVLYPGLFVSHFVPMMQLADVLLEEGYAVAVALIDLTMDQDVTLAAAVDRVASAKPSVTIHRLPRIQNPPAITDCGGDGLLWYFKTVKRYNDPLREFLCSLQQQQPARSVVHAVILDGPSADALDVTKELGIPAYTFYATNASAVAVFLQLPWTHAEGQPSFKELGDTPLSISGVPPMPASYLMPPMLDDPASETYKTMMRVSRRNPEPEGILVNTFASLEGRVLRALRDPLFLPIGDDGCRRMPPVYCVGPLVVGAGDGDGVGVGEAKEKHECLAWLDEQPERSVVFLCFGSLGAAAHSEEQLKEIAVGLERSGHRFLWVVRAPLPTEGVDPGRLFDPRADFDLCALLPAGFLERTRARGLVVKLWAPQVNVLNHRATGAFVTHCGWNSVMEAVTAGVPMLCWPMYAEQKMNSVVMVEEAGIGVDLVGWQQGLVNAEEVERKVKMVMEFKEGEQLRARVTAHRDAAAVAWKDGGSSRAAFGLFLSDVDNHVHKAKTWSSANGRDGKLGQS; encoded by the coding sequence ATGCAAGCCATCAAGAAGACGATCGTTCTGTACCccggtctcttcgtcagccacttCGTCCCGATGATGCAACTCGCTGACGTCCTCCTGGAGGAGGGCTACGCTGTTGCGGTCGCGCTCATCGACCTCACCATGGACCAGGACGTCACTTTGGCAGCCGCCGTCGACCGCGTCGCCTCCGCCAAGCCGTCGGTCACCATCCACAGGCTCCCTCGGATCCAGAACCCTCCCGCGATCACGGACTGCGGTGGCGACGGACTCCTCTGGTACTTCAAGACCGTGAAACGCTACAACGATCCCCTCCGTGAGTTCCTCTGCTccctgcagcagcagcagcctgcCCGAAGCGTCGTCCACGCGGTGATCCTGGACGGGCCCTCCGCCGACGCGCTCGACGTCACCAAGGAGCTCGGGATCCCGGCCTACACCTTCTACGCCACCAACGCCTCCGCCGTCGCGGTGTTCCTCCAGCTTCCTTGGACCCACGCGGAAGGCCAGCCAAGCTTCAAGGAGCTCGGAGACACCCCTCTCAGCATCTCCGGCGTCCCACCCATGCCGGCGTCGTACCTCATGCCACCGATGCTCGACGACCCGGCCAGCGAGACGTACAAGACGATGATGCGTGTGTCGCGCCGGAACCCGGAGCCCGAAGGCATCTTGGTGAACACGTTCGCGTCGCTGGAGGGCCGGGTGCTGAGAGCTCTCAGGGACCCACTGTTCCTCCCCATCGGCGACGACGGGTGCAGGAGGATGCCTCCGGTGTACTGTGTTGGGCCGTTGGTTGTGGGAgccggtgacggcgacggcgtcggcgtcggcgagGCGAAAGAAAAGCACGAGTGCCTCGCGTGGCTCGACGAGCAACCGGAGCGCAGCGTCGTGTTCCTCTGCTTCGGAAGCTTAGGCGCCGCCGCCCACTCGGAGGAGCAGCTCAAGGAGATTGCCGTCGGCCTGGAGAGGTCCGGGCACCGGTTCCTGTGGGTGGTGCGGGCTCCTCTCCCCACCGAGGGCGTGGACCCAGGGAGGCTGTTCGACCCGCGCGCCGACTTCGACCTCTGTGCGCTCCTGCCGGCCGGGTTCTTGGAGAGGACCAGAGCTCGCGGCCTCGTTGTCAAGCTATGGGCGCCGCAGGTGAACGTGCTCAACCACAGGGCCACAGGTGCCTTCGTGACGCACTGCGGGTGGAACTCGGTGATGGAGGCGGTCACGGCCGGAGTGCCTATGCTTTGCTGGCCTATGTACGCGGAGCAGAAGATGAACTCGGTGGTCATGGTGGAGGAGGCCGGGATCGGTGTGGATCTGGTTGGATGGCAGCAGGGACTGGTCAACGCCGAGGAGGTCGAGCGCAAGGTAAAGATGGTAATGGAGTTCAAGGAAGGGGAGCAGCTCAGAGCACGTGTGACGGCGCACAGGGATGCCGCGGCCGTGGCCTGGAAGGATGGCGGCTCATCGCGCGCGGCATTTGGTCTGTTCTTGTCGGACGTGGACAACCATGTACACAAGGCCAAGACATGGAGTAGCGCTAATGGTCGCGATGGCAAATTGGGTCAAAGCTGA